The genomic interval AAATAGTGATTAAAGAAGTTACAGCTAACAAAACTCTACTCGTCAACGGCCCAGCCTCAGTACGGTTTGTTTCAGGCGAAGTAGAAGTTCTTGGTGCACCGTTAGGTGTTGGAGAAACAATTGTAATTAGAGATGGGAAACGTATGCCTTTCTACGTCAAAAAAGAAGCAACTTTTGACATAATGCATAGTAAAAACTCAATAGTTGAAAAGGCTGATGGAGATACCGTTCCTGCCTCATGGCATAAGATAGCAGAAGACATTCTTGCTCTGGAGAAACCAACAGTTGTCATGATTATGGGTGAAATGGATTCTGGAAAGACGAGTCTTTGTACGTTCTTAGCTAACATTGCTATCAAAGCAAATCGAACAGTAGCTGTCATTGACGCTGACTTGGGACAATCAGATATAGGACCGCCCGCTACAATAGGTTTAGCCTACATCAAAAAACCTGTAAAGGACTTATTTTATGTCAAGGCTAACGACGTGTATTTTCTTGGTCTTACAAGCCCGAGTGGTGCAGAGGAACGTGTTGCCGATTGCATTGTTGACTTCAAAGGGCGTGTTCTCCAAAAAAATAGGGGTTTTTTAGTGATAAATACTGACGGCTGGGTTGAAGGTGAAGAGGCTGTTCAATACAAAGTTATGTTGACAGAAACAATTGTGCCTAACGTAGTTGTAGGGATAGAAAGAGAAAAAGAGCTTATGCCTATAATAGACAAGCTTGAGAAAAATCGAGTTTTAACTGCGGAGCCGTCTACTGCTGTCAGAAAACGTGACGAAGAAAGAAGAAGAACTCTCCGTGAGCTAAGCTACAAAAGATACTTGAGAAACGCTAAAGTAGAAGGCTTCCCGCTTAACTGGACTAAAATAGAGGGGGTACACTCTTCTCCAAGCCTATTTCTCACCAATGAACGGTTAAGAAGAATAGAGAAAACCCTGGGAATTCAACCTGTCTTCTGCAAAGAAACAGTTGAAGCCATTTGGGTAGTCTTGAGGCGAAGTCAAAGACTCGACTTTGAACGGTTGTATAAAGCTGAGGAAGTTTTCAAGAAGAGAGTCAGAGTTGTGCAGAAAGGCGATGAAAAAGGCTTAGTTGTGGGATTGTATGATGAAGAAAACAAGTTTTTAGGTCTAGGCATCATATGGGGCATTGATTACAGAAGGAAAGTTATGAAAGTTTACACTCCAGTAACTCAAAAGGTGGCTACTATACGAGTAGGCAAGGTGAGGCTAGATAATGTATACAGAGAAATCGGCACAACCACGACTGTTTGG from Candidatus Bathyarchaeota archaeon carries:
- a CDS encoding Clp1/GlmU family protein, which produces MIKEVTANKTLLVNGPASVRFVSGEVEVLGAPLGVGETIVIRDGKRMPFYVKKEATFDIMHSKNSIVEKADGDTVPASWHKIAEDILALEKPTVVMIMGEMDSGKTSLCTFLANIAIKANRTVAVIDADLGQSDIGPPATIGLAYIKKPVKDLFYVKANDVYFLGLTSPSGAEERVADCIVDFKGRVLQKNRGFLVINTDGWVEGEEAVQYKVMLTETIVPNVVVGIEREKELMPIIDKLEKNRVLTAEPSTAVRKRDEERRRTLRELSYKRYLRNAKVEGFPLNWTKIEGVHSSPSLFLTNERLRRIEKTLGIQPVFCKETVEAIWVVLRRSQRLDFERLYKAEEVFKKRVRVVQKGDEKGLVVGLYDEENKFLGLGIIWGIDYRRKVMKVYTPVTQKVATIRVGKVRLDNVYREIGTTTTVWS